The DNA sequence CCCCAGCTCGGCTGCAATATCCAGCGCCTCCCCTATATAATTGGAGCATTTCACGCTGGGGCAGCCAGTGAGATGGGGGTAACTTTCCAAAAAAGCCTGCCCGTAATTGCCGGGGGTGATGATCAGGCTTTTGGCTCCTACCTCTGCCTGCACCTTAGCCTCAAGGCGGATGGTATCCACCAGCGCCTGTGTGCTCATAGGCTCCACAATGCCACTGGTTCCCAGCACCGAGATGCCCCCTTCGATGCCAAGGCGGGGATTGAAGGTTTTCTTGGCCAGCTCTTCCCCGGCCGGGATGCTGATGGTCACCCCAAAGCCGCCGTCATAGCCCAGCTCCTCGCTGACCTCCTCCACGGCCTGCCGAATCATTTGGCGAGGAACCCGGTTGATGGCCGGTTCTCCTACCGGCTGCTCCAAGCCCCGGCGGGTCACCCGACCAACTCCCTTGCCGCCTTCCAGCCGAACGCCCGGCTCTTTTCGCCGAGTGACCGCCGCATAAACCAAGACCCCGTTGGTGCTGTCCGGGTCATCTCCCGCATCTTTTTCTACAGCGCAGATGGCGCGCTCTCCT is a window from the Oscillospiraceae bacterium MB08-C2-2 genome containing:
- the cbiD gene encoding cobalt-precorrin-5B (C(1))-methyltransferase CbiD gives rise to the protein MPFEHYIYSGGKRLRCGYTTGSCAALAAKAACRMLLTGEAVFSVSIVTPKGLTVEVETREAFFQGERAICAVEKDAGDDPDSTNGVLVYAAVTRRKEPGVRLEGGKGVGRVTRRGLEQPVGEPAINRVPRQMIRQAVEEVSEELGYDGGFGVTISIPAGEELAKKTFNPRLGIEGGISVLGTSGIVEPMSTQALVDTIRLEAKVQAEVGAKSLIITPGNYGQAFLESYPHLTGCPSVKCSNYIGEALDIAAELGFEKVLVAGHIGKLVKVAGGIMNTHSRTADCRMELVALHAALAGAPTEELPRLLECITLDEVLERLEAIGLREPVLQSLLAEIQRHLEMRVGSGILVGAAVYSNQWGLLGITPQGKEIIGKIGETA